One Ostrea edulis chromosome 2, xbOstEdul1.1, whole genome shotgun sequence genomic region harbors:
- the LOC125680439 gene encoding uncharacterized protein C7orf57 homolog, whose protein sequence is MATNKNLKECGWFYHAPAKRQAHNTEPMPVPVASQIPGLNYDLPPEEECQKSVFRDTDTKYVRLAKSGGRQNLLQFKENPNMKERQPVSYPRNEWFYLEDNRLEAEEEKANSEPYQFTVPEYMYHDVFNPDAQSDVYERPRRAPFGFDNVSAFERDGKGVTDKTVKLPEVIKPGYGVRSGKPLRIKKAPPAPAGMKTSQQVASAKMAATGEGQARLKYLPLPEASDKVEKAKMTKLLSYAYDKEWHDEVLKWEYKQDRLREKHKQMIAAQGSQNKEPLVSEYNTTIGKSRQPVYQSQRRGPAMNSTHATSRSAVSSTTASRKADKVPEKELFKMTKFKNIPSKIDQSVPKAMIAATN, encoded by the exons ATGGCCacaaataaaaatttgaaagaatGCG GCTGGTTTTACCATGCTCCAGCTAAGAGACAGGCACACAATACGGAACCAATGCCTGTTCCTGTTGCATCTCAGATCCCTGGTCTGAACTATGACCTTCCTCCTGAGGAGGAGTGTCAGAAATCGGTGTTCAGAGATACAGACACAAAGTATGTCCGTCTGGCAAAATCTGGTGGCAGACAAA atttgttGCAATTTAAGGAGAACCCTAACATGAAGGAAAGGCAGCCTGTGTCTTATCCTAGGAATGAGTGGTTTTATTTGGAGGACAACAGATTAGAAGCAGAGGAAGAAAAAGCAAACTCAGA aCCATACCAATTCACAGTGCCagaatacatgtaccatgatgTGTTTAATCCAGATGCTCAGTCAGATGTGTATGAACGGCCAAGAAGAGCACCCTTTGGTTTTGATAATGTGTCAGCTTTTGAGCGAGATGGGAAGGGGGTTACAGATAAAACTGTCAAACTTCCAGAGGTGATAAAACCTGGATATGGAGTGCGTAGTGGTAAGCCATTGAGAATAAAGAAAGCTCCCCCAGCACCTGCTGGAATGAAAACCTCCCAACAAGTGGCATCTGCCAAAATGGCGGCAACAGGAGAGGGCCAAGCCAGATTGAAATATTTACCTCT aCCCGAAGCTTCTGATAAAGTTGAGAAGGCAAAGATGACCAAACTGCTGTCCTATGCCTATGATAAGGAATGGCATGATGAAGTACTTAAATGGGAATATAAGCAGGATAGGCTAAGAGAAAAACACAAGCAAATGATAGCAGCACAGGGATCACAGAATAAGGAGCCTCTTGTGTCTGAGTATAACACAACCATAGGCAAAAGCAGACAGCCAGTCTATCAATCACA AAGACGAGGACCTGCAATGAATTCTACCCATGCTACCAGTCGGTCTGCTGTTTCCTCCACCACAGCCTCCAGGAAAGCTGACAAAGTTCCAGAAAAGGAGCTTTTCAAAATGACCAA GTTCAAGAACATTCCATCGAAAATTGACCAATCTGTGCCAAAGGCCATGATTGCTGCCACAAATTAA